One part of the Malus sylvestris chromosome 2, drMalSylv7.2, whole genome shotgun sequence genome encodes these proteins:
- the LOC126604699 gene encoding protein RGF1 INDUCIBLE TRANSCRIPTION FACTOR 1 has translation MFGPANLLPHWLEVLLTEKFFNACIIHEEAKKNEKNVYCLDCCISLCPHCLNPHTSHRLLQIRRYVYNDVIRLDDAAKLFDCSSIQSYITNSAKVVFLNQRPPTKNCRGSGNVCITCDRNLQDPFLFCSLHCKIDHVIRTEGCLSKYLRECKFMALPESGSDDGLMTHDSVLEPAGSTRTSSGSYGLGEVGCLALACTATTEIVRKKRSNMSAYRAACRPVFSPVLEISAGLMNRRKGTPHRAPLY, from the exons ATG TTTGGTCCTGCAAATCTTCTTCCCCACTGGCTGGAGGTCCTGCTGACTGAGAAGTTCTTCAACGCTTGCATAATTCACGAGGAGGCAAAGAAGAACGAGAAGAACGTCTACTGTCTGGACTGTTGCATCAGCCTCTGCCCCCACTGCCTGAACCCTCACACCTCTCACCGACTTTTGCAG ATAAGGAGGTATGTGTACAACGATGTCATAAGGTTGGATGATGCTGCCAAGTTATTTGACTGTTCTTCCATTCAG tCATACATAACCAACAGTGCAAAAGTGGTATTTTTGAACCAGAGGCCACCAACAAAGAATTGCAGAGGCTCCGGCAACGTCTGCATTACCTGTGACAGAAACCTGCAAGACCCCTTTCTCTTCTGCTCCCTCCACTGCAAG ATCGATCACGTTATAAGAACAGAAGGTTGCCTTTCCAAGTATCTCCGCGAGTGCAAGTTCATGGCTTTACCTGAATCCGGTTCAGACGACGGTCTGATGACACATGACTCGGTTCTCGAACCCGCCGGTTCAACCCGAACCTCTTCAGGCTCATATGGGTTGGGCGAGGTGGGCTGTTTGGCCTTAGCTTGCACTGCCACTACTGAAATTGTGAGGAAAAAGAGAAGTAACATGTCGGCATATCGGGCTGCTTGTCGGCCGGTTTTTTCACCCGTGTTGGAAATCTCGGCCGGGTTGATGAACCGGAGGAAGGGGACTCCACACCGGGCGCCGCTGTATTGA